Proteins encoded by one window of Candidatus Hydrogenedentota bacterium:
- a CDS encoding 3-isopropylmalate dehydrogenase encodes MSKYKIALMGGDGTGPEVMAEAVKVVRAAAARCNITLETTTYDFGGNRYLATGEILPDSALDEFRKHDAILLGAIGHPDVKPGILEKGILLRTRFELDQYINLRPVKLYPNVETPIKNKGPEDIDFVVVRENSAGLYTGFGGVQKKNTPHEVAEQCMVYTRFEVDRCLKFAFDLARKRNKTNTLTLCGKTNVLTFVYDLWERAFHAMGAADYPDIKREYAHVDAITMWMVKNPEWFDVIVTGNMFGDIITDLGAMVQGGMGIAAGGNINPEGVSMFEPIGGSAPKYTGLNVINPLACIFAGHMMLDYLGEQEAADLIEKACIGFLKSGKLPGMSAKEIKESGMSTTKIGDDIANRVATL; translated from the coding sequence ATGTCCAAGTATAAGATTGCACTCATGGGTGGCGACGGCACGGGCCCCGAGGTGATGGCGGAAGCAGTGAAAGTCGTTCGAGCGGCCGCCGCGCGCTGCAACATCACCCTGGAAACCACCACCTACGACTTCGGCGGCAACCGCTACCTCGCTACCGGTGAAATTCTTCCGGATTCCGCGTTGGATGAATTCCGCAAACACGACGCGATCCTGCTGGGAGCCATCGGCCATCCGGATGTAAAACCCGGCATTCTTGAAAAAGGCATTCTTCTGCGGACCCGTTTCGAACTCGACCAGTACATTAACCTGCGCCCGGTCAAGCTGTATCCGAATGTCGAAACTCCTATCAAGAACAAGGGTCCCGAGGACATCGATTTCGTGGTCGTGCGCGAGAATTCCGCCGGACTGTACACGGGTTTCGGCGGTGTCCAGAAGAAAAACACGCCGCACGAGGTAGCCGAACAGTGCATGGTCTATACGCGATTCGAAGTGGACCGCTGCCTCAAATTCGCCTTCGACCTCGCACGCAAACGAAACAAGACGAACACGCTCACCCTTTGCGGCAAGACAAACGTGCTCACCTTCGTCTACGACCTGTGGGAACGCGCATTCCACGCCATGGGCGCCGCCGACTACCCCGACATCAAACGCGAGTACGCTCACGTGGATGCCATCACGATGTGGATGGTGAAGAACCCCGAATGGTTCGACGTCATCGTAACCGGAAACATGTTCGGAGACATCATCACGGACCTTGGCGCCATGGTCCAGGGCGGCATGGGAATCGCCGCGGGGGGCAACATCAACCCCGAGGGCGTGTCGATGTTCGAACCCATTGGCGGCAGCGCCCCAAAATACACCGGCCTCAACGTCATCAACCCGCTCGCGTGCATTTTCGCGGGCCACATGATGCTTGACTACCTCGGCGAACAGGAAGCCGCCGATCTAATCGAGAAAGCCTGCATCGGCTTCCTGAAAAGCGGCAAACTGCCCGGCATGTCGGCCAAGGAAATCAAAGAAAGCGGAATGTCAACCACCAAAATCGGTGATGACATCGCAAACCGGGTCGCCACGCTCTGA